The Methylacidimicrobium sp. B4 genome contains a region encoding:
- a CDS encoding 1-acyl-sn-glycerol-3-phosphate acyltransferase, with the protein MKGYEGMEARLLLPCPEAHRGGGGGPWARLAQGADYLRFTWGIAFFWLGSLIGSLAAGLLDLLLPARVGARLGQLLIMAGFRLFLSHMRFLGLFHCDLTALDRLREEGPLLLAANHPALLDAVLVISRLPRVVCLTKAGLWGNPFLGGCIRLARYIRSDSPLRLVREAKAAILRGEQILIFPEGTRTSAEPLNPFKGGIGVVARATGIPVQTVFLEGSSPYLAKGWPLFRKPEFPLVYRARLGARFSARGETHAFVQELEGYYRQELSRNPSIAARCP; encoded by the coding sequence GTGAAAGGTTACGAGGGAATGGAGGCTCGCCTTTTGCTGCCTTGCCCCGAGGCCCATCGGGGCGGAGGCGGGGGCCCATGGGCCCGGCTCGCGCAGGGTGCCGACTATCTTCGCTTCACCTGGGGGATCGCCTTTTTCTGGTTGGGGAGCCTGATCGGGAGCCTCGCTGCCGGGCTCTTGGATCTCCTCCTTCCGGCCCGTGTCGGAGCCCGCCTGGGCCAGCTCCTGATCATGGCGGGCTTCCGGCTCTTCCTGTCCCACATGAGGTTTCTGGGCCTCTTCCATTGCGATCTCACCGCGCTCGATCGGCTGCGAGAGGAGGGGCCCCTGCTCCTTGCCGCCAACCACCCGGCCCTGCTCGATGCGGTATTGGTGATCTCCCGCCTGCCGCGCGTCGTCTGCCTGACCAAGGCGGGACTCTGGGGCAACCCTTTCTTGGGGGGATGCATCCGGCTCGCCCGGTATATCCGGAGCGATTCTCCGCTCCGGCTGGTGCGGGAGGCAAAGGCGGCGATCCTTCGCGGCGAGCAGATCTTGATCTTTCCGGAGGGGACGCGGACATCCGCCGAACCGCTCAACCCGTTCAAAGGAGGAATCGGGGTCGTGGCCCGGGCGACCGGCATTCCCGTCCAGACCGTCTTCCTGGAGGGGAGCTCCCCCTACCTCGCAAAGGGGTGGCCGCTGTTCCGCAAGCCAGAGTTTCCCCTGGTCTATCGAGCCCGGCTCGGCGCGCGGTTTTCCGCTCGGGGAGAGACCCACGCATTTGTCCAAGAGCTCGAGGGCTACTACCGGCAGGAGCTTTCCCGGAACCCGTCGATCGCCGCCCGATGTCCGTAG
- a CDS encoding glycosyltransferase family 2 protein, protein MSVGKPRSLVLIPSYNTGPKLWETVEEARRFWEPIWVVVDGSSDGSEERLCRRAEGDPGLRVFSLSRNHGKGAAILHGLREAAKLGFTHALTMDADGQHPASAIPEFLAASAASPDAMVLGLPVFDRSAPPLRVGGRKISNWLARLETAGGDVGDVLFGFRVYPILPLLEVMESCRTMRRFDFDPEAVVRLLWKGLVPVHLPARVRYFSAQEGGVSQFRYLRDNLLLARMHVRLLAGLLPRLFRGGG, encoded by the coding sequence ATGTCCGTAGGGAAGCCTCGATCGCTCGTGTTGATCCCGAGCTACAATACGGGACCCAAGCTCTGGGAGACCGTCGAGGAGGCGCGCCGCTTCTGGGAGCCTATCTGGGTCGTCGTCGACGGAAGCAGCGATGGATCTGAGGAGAGGCTTTGCCGGAGGGCCGAAGGCGATCCCGGGCTGCGGGTTTTCTCTCTCTCCCGGAACCATGGCAAAGGCGCGGCAATCCTCCACGGCCTGCGGGAAGCGGCGAAGCTCGGCTTCACCCATGCCTTGACGATGGACGCGGACGGTCAGCACCCCGCTTCCGCGATTCCGGAGTTCCTGGCCGCCTCCGCCGCCTCCCCCGACGCGATGGTGCTCGGGCTCCCGGTCTTTGATCGAAGCGCTCCCCCCTTGCGCGTCGGAGGGCGGAAGATCTCCAACTGGCTCGCTCGGCTCGAGACGGCAGGCGGAGATGTGGGAGATGTGCTCTTCGGCTTTCGGGTCTATCCGATTCTCCCCCTCCTGGAGGTCATGGAGTCGTGCCGGACGATGCGGAGGTTCGACTTCGATCCCGAAGCGGTCGTCCGGCTCCTTTGGAAGGGGCTGGTCCCGGTCCACCTGCCGGCGCGCGTCCGCTACTTTTCCGCTCAGGAGGGGGGAGTCTCCCAGTTCCGCTACCTCCGGGACAACCTGCTGCTGGCCCGGATGCACGTCCGCCTTCTCGCAGGTCTGCTGCCGCGGCTCTTCCGCGGAGGCGGCTAA
- a CDS encoding polysaccharide deacetylase family protein, with product MGRWRPSRTLLLSLWLNGALLSALPLFPKLWPWLLTLFLADQLVLTLAGLWPRSSLLGPNLVCLPPSAAGRGLVALTFDDGPDPQITPAILDLLDAYGAKASFFCIGNRAERHADLVKEIARRGHSVENHSLRHSNLFACSGPGSFRREIERAQAVLSAASGTPPRFFRAPMGFRNPFLDPVLARLPLRYVSWTRRGFDTACREPEIVLRRLTRNLAEGDILLLHDGSSARTSEGAPVSVQVLSALLPLLRTRGLRAVSLPMAMGDPPEA from the coding sequence ATGGGGCGCTGGCGGCCCTCGCGGACCCTCCTCCTCTCCCTTTGGCTCAACGGGGCGCTTTTGTCTGCCCTTCCGCTCTTTCCCAAGCTCTGGCCCTGGCTCCTCACCCTCTTCCTCGCCGACCAGCTCGTCCTGACGCTCGCCGGCCTCTGGCCGCGGAGCTCGCTGCTCGGCCCCAATCTGGTCTGCCTTCCCCCGTCGGCCGCGGGGAGGGGCCTGGTCGCCCTCACCTTCGACGACGGCCCCGATCCGCAGATCACGCCCGCGATCCTCGACCTCCTGGACGCCTATGGAGCCAAGGCGAGCTTCTTCTGCATCGGGAACCGGGCGGAGCGGCATGCGGACCTCGTCAAGGAGATCGCGCGGCGCGGCCACAGCGTGGAAAACCACAGCTTGCGCCACTCCAACCTTTTCGCCTGCTCTGGCCCGGGTAGCTTCCGGCGCGAGATCGAGAGGGCGCAGGCGGTGCTCTCTGCTGCCTCCGGCACCCCTCCCCGCTTCTTCCGCGCGCCCATGGGCTTTCGCAACCCCTTCCTCGATCCGGTGCTCGCTCGACTGCCGCTCCGCTACGTCTCCTGGACCCGCAGGGGCTTCGACACGGCCTGCCGGGAGCCCGAGATCGTGCTGCGCCGCCTGACCCGCAACCTGGCCGAAGGTGACATTCTGCTTCTGCACGACGGGTCGAGCGCGCGCACCTCCGAGGGGGCGCCCGTAAGCGTCCAGGTCCTCTCGGCCCTTCTCCCCCTCCTCCGCACTCGGGGCCTTCGCGCGGTCTCCCTGCCGATGGCGATGGGGGATCCGCCGGAGGCTTAG
- a CDS encoding YdcF family protein — MPGSIGSQAASGTTSGFSPERKSGNIGPMASAALWLFRRRGGNRLRQRGRSGSPELGSFFLGADGLSMLALSILVLLASGTLSFWLVLGYVLRIARRSGTWADAPSRIVVLGSRLDREGRPTRAYRARLERALHLFERAPKATIFLLGGSMADGAPTEAAVGARYLLARGVPESALVREERSRHTLENLRFYRRARAASDAQPDALVTSRFHLARSSLLASGLQIPHVLCGAEDRWSFRPGELLRLLPEAFFAHWYLVGRSYARSTRNQRMLDRIG; from the coding sequence ATGCCCGGCTCCATAGGAAGCCAAGCCGCCTCCGGCACGACAAGCGGATTTTCTCCCGAAAGGAAATCGGGCAACATCGGACCGATGGCGAGCGCCGCCCTATGGCTCTTCCGTCGGCGAGGAGGAAACCGGCTCCGGCAGCGGGGCCGCAGCGGCAGTCCCGAGTTGGGCTCTTTCTTCCTCGGCGCCGACGGCCTTTCGATGCTGGCTCTTTCGATCCTCGTCCTCCTTGCCTCGGGCACGTTGAGCTTCTGGCTCGTCCTGGGTTACGTCCTCCGCATCGCCCGACGCAGCGGCACCTGGGCGGACGCTCCTTCCCGAATCGTGGTCCTGGGCTCGCGCCTCGACCGTGAAGGCCGGCCGACGCGGGCCTACCGTGCTCGACTGGAGCGAGCCCTCCATCTCTTCGAGCGAGCGCCCAAGGCCACGATCTTCCTCCTGGGCGGAAGCATGGCGGATGGGGCTCCCACCGAGGCGGCGGTGGGAGCGCGCTACCTGCTCGCCCGGGGGGTCCCCGAAAGCGCCCTCGTCCGCGAAGAACGCTCGCGCCACACCTTGGAAAATCTCCGCTTCTACCGCCGCGCCCGCGCCGCGTCCGACGCGCAGCCCGATGCGCTGGTGACCAGCCGATTTCATCTGGCCCGCAGCTCGCTCCTCGCCTCCGGCCTCCAGATCCCGCACGTTCTCTGCGGCGCCGAGGACCGCTGGTCGTTTCGCCCCGGGGAGCTCCTGCGCCTCCTGCCCGAAGCCTTCTTTGCGCACTGGTACCTGGTGGGCCGAAGCTACGCCCGCTCGACCCGCAACCAGCGCATGCTCGACCGAATCGGCTAA
- the pyrH gene encoding UMP kinase: MEPPADHRRPPAYRRVLLKLSGEVLGGPEAPISMEVTLRIARQVAEVYGSGIQIAIVIGGGNIWRGTTGLKSGLDRPTADYMGMLATIIDGLALQGALESIGIPTRVQTAVEVRNVAEPFIRRRAIRHLEKGRIVIFVGGTGNPFFSTDTTAALRASEIEAEVILKGTKVDGVYDSDPHLNPGAKRFTQLRYIDAIQKRLSVMDSTAFTLCMDNNIPIVVFDVFAPGNLRAAVYGEPIGTRVCA; encoded by the coding sequence ATGGAACCGCCTGCGGATCACCGACGACCCCCGGCCTATCGACGGGTTCTCTTGAAGCTGAGCGGGGAGGTGCTGGGCGGCCCGGAAGCCCCGATCTCGATGGAGGTCACGCTTCGGATCGCGCGCCAGGTGGCGGAGGTCTACGGCTCGGGAATCCAGATTGCGATCGTCATTGGGGGCGGGAACATCTGGCGAGGAACGACGGGCCTCAAGAGCGGGCTCGATCGACCGACCGCCGATTACATGGGGATGCTGGCGACGATCATCGATGGCCTGGCTCTGCAAGGCGCCCTCGAGAGCATCGGGATCCCGACCCGGGTGCAGACCGCCGTCGAGGTGCGGAACGTGGCGGAGCCCTTCATTCGACGGCGCGCGATTCGCCACTTGGAAAAAGGGCGGATCGTGATCTTCGTGGGCGGCACCGGCAATCCCTTCTTCTCGACCGATACGACGGCCGCCCTGCGGGCGAGCGAGATCGAGGCGGAGGTGATCCTCAAGGGGACGAAGGTCGACGGGGTCTACGATAGCGATCCCCATCTCAATCCCGGGGCCAAGCGGTTCACGCAGCTCCGCTACATCGACGCGATCCAGAAGCGGCTCTCCGTCATGGATTCGACCGCCTTCACGCTCTGCATGGATAACAACATCCCGATCGTCGTCTTCGACGTCTTTGCCCCGGGCAACCTGCGGGCCGCAGTCTATGGCGAGCCGATCGGCACGCGGGTCTGCGCGTAG
- the frr gene encoding ribosome recycling factor: MSSFEEILFHTEERMEKAIEHLREEFASVRSGKASPELVANISVEAYGSPMRLRELAAITAPDAHLLVVQPWDPSVVDAVRKAIEEAKIGINPIVDSKLIRLPVPPLSEERRHELIRVVRKMAEEGRVALRGVRRHGLEEAKAFQKESEVSEDDLTRAEKEVQKLTDRFIAEVDRLLHTKEAELLKV; this comes from the coding sequence ATGAGCAGCTTCGAAGAGATTCTCTTCCATACCGAGGAACGCATGGAGAAGGCCATCGAGCACCTCCGCGAGGAGTTCGCCTCGGTCCGATCGGGCAAGGCCTCGCCGGAGCTCGTGGCGAACATCTCGGTCGAGGCCTACGGCTCTCCGATGCGCCTTCGCGAGCTGGCGGCCATCACCGCACCCGACGCCCATCTTCTCGTCGTCCAGCCTTGGGATCCGAGCGTCGTCGATGCGGTCCGGAAGGCGATCGAGGAGGCGAAGATCGGGATCAATCCCATCGTGGACAGCAAGTTGATTCGGCTGCCGGTCCCCCCGCTTTCCGAAGAGCGCCGGCACGAGTTGATTCGCGTGGTGCGGAAGATGGCCGAGGAGGGCCGCGTGGCCCTCCGGGGCGTCCGTCGGCATGGGCTCGAGGAGGCGAAGGCCTTCCAGAAGGAGTCGGAGGTGAGCGAGGATGATCTCACCCGCGCCGAAAAGGAGGTGCAAAAGCTGACCGACCGGTTCATCGCCGAGGTCGACCGGCTCCTCCACACCAAGGAAGCCGAGCTCCTGAAGGTTTAG
- a CDS encoding DJ-1/PfpI family protein, translating to MSAKTILLLVGDFVEDYEAMVPFQALRMVGHRVDAVCPGKRAGEKVKTAIHDFEGDQTYSEKPGHWFPLNATFAEIDPRHYDALVIPGGRAPEYLRLDPAVLDLVREFLDAGKPIAAICHGAQLLAAAGGLKGRRASAYPAVGPEVKAAGGTYVDLPPTGALVDGNLVTAPAWPAHPEWLARFLELLGTRVIP from the coding sequence GTGAGCGCGAAGACGATCCTGCTCCTCGTCGGCGATTTCGTCGAGGACTACGAGGCGATGGTGCCCTTCCAGGCCTTGCGGATGGTCGGCCATCGGGTGGATGCCGTCTGTCCCGGGAAGCGGGCGGGGGAGAAGGTCAAGACGGCAATTCACGATTTTGAAGGCGATCAGACCTATTCGGAGAAACCCGGCCACTGGTTCCCCTTGAACGCCACCTTCGCGGAGATCGACCCGAGGCACTACGACGCCCTGGTGATCCCCGGGGGGCGAGCTCCCGAATATCTGCGGCTCGACCCGGCGGTCCTGGATCTGGTCCGAGAGTTCCTCGATGCGGGCAAGCCGATTGCGGCCATCTGTCACGGCGCCCAGCTGCTCGCCGCCGCCGGGGGCCTGAAAGGCCGGCGGGCATCGGCCTATCCCGCGGTTGGACCTGAGGTCAAGGCGGCGGGAGGAACCTATGTCGATCTTCCGCCGACCGGGGCCCTGGTCGACGGCAACCTCGTCACCGCACCCGCTTGGCCAGCCCATCCGGAATGGCTCGCCCGCTTTCTAGA